In the Coraliomargarita sinensis genome, AAGCTCGGAAAAATCTACCATTACCGGGCTAATTTCCTCCAGGACTGGACGATCAGCGAAGATGTGCCGCTCGGCGGCCAGGCGCTCTGGCGGCTGGATGTGGATGCCTCCGGCAGCGGCGTGACCGGCGACCTGCTGGCCCACTGTATCGACACGGCGATGTGGCTGAACGGACCGATCACGTCGGTCAGCGCGATGACCGAAACCTTCGTGAAGGAGCGCACCCACAGCGAGACCGGCGAGAAAAAATCCGTCGGCGTTGACGATGCCTGCGCCTTCCTCGCCCGCTTCGAAAACGGCTCGCTGGCCATCTTCGAGTCAAGTCGCTACGCGCGTGGCCACAAGGCACTCTACACCTTTGAGATGAACGGCCGGGACGCCTCCTTCGCCTGGGACCTGCACGACATGCACCGGCTCTCTTATTACGACAATGCCGATGGCGACCTGCGCGGCTGGCGTTCGATCCATGTCTCGGAAGGCGAACACCCCTACATGGACAAATGGTGGGTACCCGGCTTGAATATCGGCTATGAGCATTCCTTCACCCATTGCCTCTACGGCTTCCTCAAGAGTCTGGAAGACGGCGAGGCCGGTTTCCACCCGGACTTCAGCGACGGAGTCAAGACCGACGTCGTCTGCGAAGCTGTGCTCGAGTCGGCCAAGACAAAGAGCTGGCAGGAGATTGAGTGATGAAACTTCCTCTTATTCGAA is a window encoding:
- a CDS encoding Gfo/Idh/MocA family protein; this translates as MSNKKKLRIGIVGYGFMGRAHTNAYRQVSRFFDCEYEPVLKAACGRNEEKVKAFAENWGYESTETDWRRLVERDDIDAIDIAAPNNMHKEIAIAAAEAGKMILCEKPLGMNTAESKEMAAAAKKAGVKTLVWYNYRFIPAVTMAKNLVDAGKLGKIYHYRANFLQDWTISEDVPLGGQALWRLDVDASGSGVTGDLLAHCIDTAMWLNGPITSVSAMTETFVKERTHSETGEKKSVGVDDACAFLARFENGSLAIFESSRYARGHKALYTFEMNGRDASFAWDLHDMHRLSYYDNADGDLRGWRSIHVSEGEHPYMDKWWVPGLNIGYEHSFTHCLYGFLKSLEDGEAGFHPDFSDGVKTDVVCEAVLESAKTKSWQEIE